One region of Acanthopagrus latus isolate v.2019 chromosome 24, fAcaLat1.1, whole genome shotgun sequence genomic DNA includes:
- the zgc:110699 gene encoding ras-related and estrogen-regulated growth inhibitor isoform X1 — protein sequence MVPVKLLVLGAQNTGKTALCVRFITKRYIGEYDHKKEMTYRCSRVVDQETVDMEIMDIACKETSVASLESSIRWADGFLLLYSVTQRVSFLDVPRFKKLIDQTKQSLVVPTMLVANKADLEIGREVTTEEGQRLAKELRCSFRELSVAEAVLAVEVAVFQLIRLVLDQQRALPDRRSYMLTVRHALTRKLTRSKTMQW from the exons ATGGTTCCAGTTAAACTCCTTGTTCTGGGAGCTCAGAACACTGGAAAAACAG caCTGTGTGTCCGCTTCATAACCAAGCGCTATATCGGTGAATATGACCATAAAAAGG AGATGACCTACAGATGCAGCAGGGTGGTGGACCAGGAAACCGTTGATATGGAGATTATGGATATTGCTTGTAAG GAGACCTCTGTGGCTTCCCTGGAGTCCTCCATCCGCTGGGCAGACGGTTTCCTGCTGCTCTACTCCGTCACACAACGCGTCAGCTTCCTGGATGTCCCTCGATTTAAGAAACTCATTGACCAAACGAAACAGAGCCTGG ttGTTCCTACCATGCTTGTTGCCAATAAGGCCGACTTGGAAATTGGGAGGGAGGTGACAACCGAGGAAGGACAGAGACTGGCAAAGGAATTAcg GTGCAGTTTCAGGGAGCTGTCGGTGGCGGAAGCAGTTCTAGCTGTGGAGGTAGCAGTGTTTCAGCTCATCAG ACTGGTGTTGGATCAGCAGCGCGCTCTGCCTGACAGGCGCTCCTACATGCTGACAGTCCGCCACGCCTTGACAAGGAAACTAACCCGGTCTAAGACCATGCAGTGGTGA
- the zgc:110699 gene encoding ras-related and estrogen-regulated growth inhibitor isoform X2: MTYRCSRVVDQETVDMEIMDIACKETSVASLESSIRWADGFLLLYSVTQRVSFLDVPRFKKLIDQTKQSLVVPTMLVANKADLEIGREVTTEEGQRLAKELRCSFRELSVAEAVLAVEVAVFQLIRLVLDQQRALPDRRSYMLTVRHALTRKLTRSKTMQW, encoded by the exons ATGACCTACAGATGCAGCAGGGTGGTGGACCAGGAAACCGTTGATATGGAGATTATGGATATTGCTTGTAAG GAGACCTCTGTGGCTTCCCTGGAGTCCTCCATCCGCTGGGCAGACGGTTTCCTGCTGCTCTACTCCGTCACACAACGCGTCAGCTTCCTGGATGTCCCTCGATTTAAGAAACTCATTGACCAAACGAAACAGAGCCTGG ttGTTCCTACCATGCTTGTTGCCAATAAGGCCGACTTGGAAATTGGGAGGGAGGTGACAACCGAGGAAGGACAGAGACTGGCAAAGGAATTAcg GTGCAGTTTCAGGGAGCTGTCGGTGGCGGAAGCAGTTCTAGCTGTGGAGGTAGCAGTGTTTCAGCTCATCAG ACTGGTGTTGGATCAGCAGCGCGCTCTGCCTGACAGGCGCTCCTACATGCTGACAGTCCGCCACGCCTTGACAAGGAAACTAACCCGGTCTAAGACCATGCAGTGGTGA